One Pirellulales bacterium genomic region harbors:
- a CDS encoding ABC transporter ATP-binding protein: MSPAPHTAVEIRGLRKVFGAGTTRVQALAGVDLDIPAGQFLAVMGPSGSGKSTLLHLVTGLDQPDGGSIRVSGQDILALSDDEITLLRRRRLGLVFQAFNLLDALTAAENVGLPLVVDGVPEAEAHRRATEALERVGLAARGRHLPKEMSGGEQQRVAIARALAIRPVMLLADEPTGNLDTHNGDQVMQLLRQLVSEGQTILMVTHNPAHAAVADRIVTLRDGNIMHDRLLSEERARHAVHAGGESSGLRP, from the coding sequence TTGAGTCCAGCACCTCACACGGCCGTCGAGATTCGCGGCCTGCGAAAAGTCTTTGGCGCGGGTACGACGCGCGTCCAAGCATTGGCCGGTGTCGATCTTGATATCCCGGCCGGACAGTTCCTGGCTGTGATGGGCCCTTCGGGATCCGGCAAGAGCACGCTATTGCATTTGGTAACGGGGCTCGACCAGCCCGACGGCGGCAGCATTCGCGTGAGCGGACAGGACATTTTGGCGCTCTCGGATGATGAAATCACGCTGCTCCGCCGGCGCCGCTTGGGGCTAGTGTTTCAGGCATTCAATCTGCTCGACGCGCTGACCGCGGCCGAAAACGTCGGTCTGCCGTTAGTTGTGGATGGCGTCCCCGAGGCCGAAGCCCACAGGCGGGCAACCGAAGCGCTCGAGCGCGTGGGGCTTGCCGCTCGCGGCCGGCACTTGCCCAAGGAGATGTCTGGGGGTGAGCAGCAACGCGTGGCAATCGCGCGTGCCTTGGCCATCCGCCCTGTCATGCTGTTGGCGGACGAGCCGACCGGCAATCTCGACACACACAATGGCGACCAGGTGATGCAGTTGCTGCGGCAACTGGTGAGCGAAGGGCAAACCATTCTTATGGTCACCCATAACCCGGCCCATGCCGCGGTGGCCGATCGCATCGTGACCCTCCGCGACGGCAACATCATGCACGATCGACTGTTGAGCGAAGAGCGGGCACGGCACGCCGTACACGCCGGCGGCGAAAGTTCCGGTCTACGCCCATGA